The Pontibacter sp. SGAir0037 DNA segment AAAACAGCGTTAAAGCCAAGTTTGTCAAATATCTTGATTTCACCGTTGTTAAACATATCCACCTTGTTCTGATGCAGTTTTTCGGTAGCAGCTTCGTAGCTGCGCAGCTCATATACCCTTTCAGCAGGTGATGACTTTAAGCCCGGAGCCTTGTAAGAAGGCATTCCTGTAAAAGCCTGCATCAGAATAGACTCGATGCGCGCATAAGGCGCGGTGGCTGGAGTTGCATTAATGTAGTCCTGGCCGGCAGCAGCATACTGCTTGTCCTTTTCCAGCTTCTGATCTAATCCAAAGAACTGATCTGCTGACGTAAAAGGAATAAACACATACACCAGCTGTTCATCTGTCGGATTAGAGCCCTCACCGGGAATAGGTTTGTATACGCCCACTTTACTGATACCTGCCCGATGCAAGGCAGGCATATAGGCCTGCTGTATATACTGGTCGAGCCTTGCCTCCTGCTCCTTATCTTTCAGGTGATACACCTTCAGCTGGTAAAAATTCTGTTTCTGTGCAAGTGCGGCAAGCGGCATAGCTGCCAGTAGACTAAAAAACAGCGCCGCAAAGGCTACTATACTAAATTGTCTGTTAAGTTTCTTCATGATTATATTTAATTGGAACAATAGTTACAGGAAAAATAGAAGCTTATTAAGCCTCCACCGCATCATAAATCACAACTTTGCTCCAGAGCGAGGAGCACTTCTGTACAAATTCCTGGTGCACCGGGTGAACCTGGTAAGCATCGTGCGCTTCTTTACTTTCGAAGAGCATCAGCAGTGAAAATTCGTAGCTGCTATCTATTACAGGTCTGTTAGTATCGGCAGGAACGCCAATATGCAGCTGCCGTATCTCTTCGATCTCTTTCAAAGAATTCAAGCCTTCAAGTAGCTGCGCTCTATCTTCGGCTGACCCGGCATTGCTGAGCCAGAAAAACACATGGTGTACAAACATATAGTTAAAATTAAGTTTGCTGAAAATAAAGCATAACAAGAGGCATTAACAAATTAAAATATAAAAATTTAGCTGCTCCTTGCCTTCTGAAACAAAATAGAGGCATTAAATAAAAACACGTGAACCCGAATAGTTCTGGCGGAACTCCTTTGGAGTACAGCCGTTCTTGCGCCTGAAGATCCGGTTGAAATAGGAAAGATTGTTAAAGCCGCATTTGTACGAGATTTCCGATATGGTTTCGGTTGTATCGATGAGCATGCGGGAAGCGTGCCCTAACCTGATCTCGTTCAGGCTTTCGATAAAGGTTTTGCCTGTCCGCTTTTTAATGAAGCGGCTAAAGGAAACTTCGGGCATGCTCACAACTTTGGCCACATCGGCGAGAGAGATTTCTTTATCGTAGTTATTTTGCATGAACTCAAACACTTTTTCAATGCGCCGGCTGTAGTAGGTAAACTGCTCAGACGTAAAAGAACTGTTTGATAAAGTACGCATTTGCCGAGAAGTAGCCAGGCCCTGCAAAATAGATATAAGTTCTACAAC contains these protein-coding regions:
- a CDS encoding NIPSNAP family protein, whose amino-acid sequence is MKKLNRQFSIVAFAALFFSLLAAMPLAALAQKQNFYQLKVYHLKDKEQEARLDQYIQQAYMPALHRAGISKVGVYKPIPGEGSNPTDEQLVYVFIPFTSADQFFGLDQKLEKDKQYAAAGQDYINATPATAPYARIESILMQAFTGMPSYKAPGLKSSPAERVYELRSYEAATEKLHQNKVDMFNNGEIKIFDKLGFNAVFYAKVLAGGKQPNLMYMTSFENKAERDAKWKAFGDDPDWKKLSGMSEYANNFLRADIYLLHPAPYSEI
- a CDS encoding Dabb family protein, whose protein sequence is MFVHHVFFWLSNAGSAEDRAQLLEGLNSLKEIEEIRQLHIGVPADTNRPVIDSSYEFSLLMLFESKEAHDAYQVHPVHQEFVQKCSSLWSKVVIYDAVEA
- a CDS encoding AraC family transcriptional regulator, with the translated sequence MSAIYREITPLTENDCFTIFSRQKQEFTFPLHYHDEFELNFVCNAADAKRIVGDHTEVIGDVDLVLVGSNLPHGWFNHQCRSNDIYEITLQFHSDLFDEKFLSRNQLSFIKTLLERSSKGIAFSRETALELKPRLEKLAKMSGFDSVVELISILQGLATSRQMRTLSNSSFTSEQFTYYSRRIEKVFEFMQNNYDKEISLADVAKVVSMPEVSFSRFIKKRTGKTFIESLNEIRLGHASRMLIDTTETISEISYKCGFNNLSYFNRIFRRKNGCTPKEFRQNYSGSRVFI